The following DNA comes from Sebastes umbrosus isolate fSebUmb1 chromosome 8, fSebUmb1.pri, whole genome shotgun sequence.
catAGATGCAGTTTTGCCTGAATATATTCTGGGATTACTGCACAGTAATTATGGGTCTCTCTTTGCTTTGCATATACATTACCAGTAAATCAGTATGCTGCAGATGGAAGTGACTAATCAAACCCTTATTTGGATGACTTCAGCGTTCCAGAAGAGCTTGAGGAACGTGTCTGAAGGGAGGTGAGAGACTGAGAAAGTGATGGGCATGCAGAGCTGAGGGCGCTGCCAGGAGACACAAGGTGCTGATTGATAACAGATCCCAGAGCAGCGAACCCACACACTGCTCGACTGAAGGGACTCAGGTCGGCCGGAGTCGAGGCCCATCTCGACACGGCTTTCTTTTGTTGTTGGGAGTGTCAATGGGAGTGAGAGGTGAGCGCGAATCCACAGAGATTATCGGAGATCTGCTTCAGCTGAACGTGACCAGACCGGCCAGTGCACGTCCGCCTtcttgtgttgtgattggtcgtATTCCAAGAAAGGCAGACGTCATAGAAAAATAGGTCTCAGAGGAGTTCCAGTAGCGAAAAAAGTCAACGACACACACTGCGTCCTCTGAGCGGCGCCGGGCCTGTTATCTACTGCATGATGAAGCCAGGCTGCGCGGCCAGACGAGGGGGGGGCCTCTGAGGCAGAGCTGGTGGGTACTGAGCTAGGTAGTGGTTGGGGTAGCCAGAGGACACGTTGGGGAAGGGTTGGCCCGTTCTGGGAGGGATCGGCGGGTACGGTGATGAGTACATGAGAGAAGGCTGGGGGGCAGCGGTCGGAGCTGGATTAAGAACTGGGGCCGGCTGGGATGGAGGATTTGGGGGTTTCCTCCTGGGCTGGGCGACGGGGGAGGAGCTGTTGCCGGCCTCGTTGAGGAGGGACGAGGAGGACACATCCTGAGAGTGGGAGTTAGGGACCGACGCCTGGGGGAGCCGATGACCATTCAGCACCATCTCCTGCAGCTTCTCGATCTTCACCCTTCTCAAGTGGGCCAGCTTCCTGTTGCTCTGGTAGGCGTCGATGAAGGAATCCATGGTCATGTCCCCGTCCAGGAAGGAATCAGCCATATTCTGGTAACGAGATGGGAGACAGTTTTAtcagagagacaacagagaaGTCCCCTCTGAACAAGTTTTTAgaagtttccagaggcggcgagttgaGCTGGACGCCCCTGATtcgcataaagtagcctagacctcaactttatgcaaatgaggagcggccaacgtgacaCCCCGTCTCTCTAAAAACACCACAgcactaccagaatgcattgcacgactgcttacatagacaacaaatgggaagcgtggacacgtaccataaagGTGCATACTGCCACCTACTGTGTGTAGTCTATTGTCTGACAGTGAGAGAGGCCCAATTCCAATTCcacaccctctccctacccacttccactccgttgGCGTGGAGGGTCTGTTATACTAAGTGTCATCCCAAACCAGTCAGCAGGGAGTGAAGTGGGTTATataccctccaacagcgagctgCATCGATGCTGAATCAACCTGTTGCCCTTACTGACGACGTGCAATGCCGCTTAGTGTTCGTCATGAAACACGATCCAATGTCAGTTCCAGTTGACTgccggtacaaacatttactgtaaactgctcagactAAGAGAGACATTTAATtgattctactttattgtcatacagacgtcaacaacataaagtaaatagattgtatttaggatcaaatatacccttgtccagtctagaaaacggtgtatatatacagtatatatatacacacactacatatatttattattttttacccctatcagcagctataaccccataatttattatatcttcaaccgTGCAACACTGACTTAACAGAACAATAATTtagtgcatttatttatacagaacatttaaactaatattcttattttacactattcttgcatttttatgaatgcatgcatttatattatttgcatagatcctatttttcggcattattatttgcactgttggtatttatattttcttatgatttctctatttttatatatctttatttatattctagtggccgctgtatttataccctcCACCTTCTTAAAGAAGGAGCTTCATCCAGCTGTGAGTGGGACTACAGACAGAGTTTACTCCACcacggagtgggagggtggagggacCGGACTGGAACTGGGCCGATGAATGGGAAGCATGGACACGTACCACAACGGTGCATACTGCCACCTACTGTGTCGGAGTGTGTAGTCTattgtctgagtgtgtgtgtgagggagagacaaTTAAAAATAGATAACCATCAGTGAATAATTGTTAAATGAATactttttaatgggaaaaaaaacatgtactaGTTTTTTCAAAGCAAGACAAATGTTAAACAAACGTTAGTTACACACAAAAGTGTGATTATAAAGTGGTGGCTGGTAAAACTATGAGTGGCCAACACTATTTCCCACAGTGCCTCTGTAGGGAGGCAGGTATATGCTGCTCACCTCGGTCTCCTCTTCTATCTTGGCTCCCTCAGCCTGCAGCAGGGCCAGCAGGATGTCCAGAGAGGTGTTTCCTGACTTGTGATCTGttgcacaacaacacacagaaacagcacGTGTTAATAttctgatattattattatgatgttatTATTCTGATGTTATTATTCTGATGGACTCGAACTGAGCAACACTAAAACACATAATGGACAGATGTAAACTGCTCATAAGACCCACATTACGCTCACTGAATGCTTGACCTTCTGATGGAATTCAACTTAATtgtaataatgcattaataaataaataaacacaataaacctAGTGTTACTGTACTCTCTGCTTTGATAGCTCTTATGACAAAGAGTCTTTTGTTTGTGAACCAGAGCTACAATTCTACATTCATCACCTCCTCTACACAACCTTTTCAACACATTAGAGTCACGATGCAAGCTGGTGTACCGTTTACACAGCGCTGGAAGCAACAGAGATGCACTGTGGATGAAGTGATCCAGGCCTAAATTAACCAAATGAAACCCTAAATAATCCCTCAGTTTTTAAGCACGTTAGTAAGAAACAGATTTAATGAGTCACGAAGCTGAGGCAGGATATGTGAAATGTGCCAGTCTGTGTCCTGTGACTGACACACCCAAGCAGAGTCAACTGAAACCGGCCTGGTGTCTCTGAGGATGGAGCCGGTTCTGTTTGGGTTCCTAAGCAGGACTGAAAGTCAACACCAACTGTAGCTGGCGTGGCAGACAAGCATGGTGGCACCAAGACCAGTAACTGACCAGTCCACCAAGACCAGTTACTGACCAGTCCAGCAGGCCTGGACACACTATAGTGGATGTGTGATTACAGGAGAGACTCCAGTCTAACAGATATGCTGTTCTACTGCAGACATCCTTCTATCTATGCAGGGCGACCTAGTGAACAAAGATCTGGACACATTCCTGTATACGCAGCACACTGAGTGTGATACAGGTCAGCTCAGGTTTCTCTGCTCTCAGTCTTCAATAACTGATGTGTGTGAGGCTGTACTGAGGTACAGCAGCGCTacagctaaatgctaacatcagcaatgctaacattttaatgtttagcagttgtaatgtaatataactgtCATCtaaacatttcactcaaaaccgcTGATGTCAACCTGACGGTGACAGTCACACATGACTCATGGTTAATTAAAGCTACGGATGGGAACGTAACATTTTGTTATGTATGTTGAAATTCTCTTCACATCcaaacagcaatcaataaatcaaatgttctgacagaaaaagaagaaatctgGTATATGTggctgtctacctgcctgcctttctacctgtctgcctgtctacctgcctgcctacctacctgtctacctacctgtctacctgcctgcctgcctacctacctgtctgcctgtctacctgcctacctacctacctgttgacctacctgtctacctgcctacctacctgtctgcctgtctacctgcctacctacctacctacctgttgacctacctgtctacctgcctgtctacctgcctacctacctacctgttgacctacctgtctacctgcctgtctacctacctacctgtctgcctgtctacctgcctgtctacctacccacctgtctacctgcctgcctgcctacctacctacctacctacctacctgtctgtctgtctacctacctgtctacctacctacctacctgtctgcctgtctacctgtctacctacctgtctgtctgtctacctgcctgcctgcctacctacctgtctgcctctctacctgcctacctacctacctacctgttgACCTACCTgtttacctgcctgtctacctacctacctgtctacctgcctgcctacctacctaGCTGTCTACGTGCCTGTCTGCATGCCTACCTACCTGCATACCTGCATACCTACCTagctgtctacctgcctgtctacctacctacctgacAGACTGTCTACTTGtttacctacctgtctacctacctaatgataatgttgcgggagtgtctttggagggaggcctgaaagGATGGACTGTTACCTACCTGtttacctacctgtctacctgcctgtctacctacctaatgATAGtgttgggggagtgtctttggagggagttTAAGTGTGTGAAaggcaaaagaaaagaaaaagtgaagagttgacaaaaaaaaaaggttggtaTCTGCTATTGAGCATACTATTAAAGCCCATCCATAACGTAGCACCACAGTCAGAATGTCACACACAACTTTATCATGTTGGTGCATCACTTCTGAATTCAACAATTCAACCGACTGGCTCATTTAATAGGGAGAATGATCCGGTAAGAAGTCCGTGGTAACATGATATAAAggagcagagaaaagtgtgatATATACCAGAGGTCATAAAACAATCTGCCTGGCAGATGTGGTGAGTGACAACTACAGGAGCATGACCCATTTCCTGTATCTGATGTTCGAGTATTACCTCCCTCTGATGAAAGTCTAAATATAACTAAACGTCAAGCAGATTTACTGGTAACTACTCACATGCATCAGCAGTCTTGCAGTCAGACGAGGTTTTAAATCACGAGTTGTATGCCTGACTGTTGTAACCTCTTGTTAACAAGCTCACCAAACTGGCTCCAGTCGGCCTGTATGATGCTCAGCTAGTCAGACTCCAAAAGAACAAGATGACTAAcatgttttaaatttgaggaacataaaaaaacaggaatatCGTGTAATCTAATTGAGATTATTATATGTTTCagagtaattataatgattggattattaaaaGGAATACTATTCATCCATTGATCCCAATTCAGAGACTATAAAACCTGTGGATGATATTGTGTGCGTTTCAGCTCTGCTCTGAAATGCTTTCTGATGCCAGTACTGACGCTCTGAATAATCACATGTTTACTCTGTTTATTTAACAGCACCTTGATTTCACTACTGCTGaactgtttcttcttcttacagccttgttttggtggcatctctcTGATTCTTTGGAGTAATTGCAGACGGCACACCTGCCCTTATGTTAGGCTCGTTTGAGTTGAGCTACATGAGAACAGCCGATAGCAGCCGGGGAGAAAACAATATTACTAACCATCATGCAATGCACTCAGCAAGACGCCGATGGCAGTAACACAGGGTCACAGCGTCGGTCTGGCTCATTTCAAACAAGCCTATAGTGTTTACAtatactaataattaataatcggccacacgcctccaatttatgatcattcagcacacctgtAAGAGCACATCTGGATGTTTATGGCTGCATTTACACCAAATAAGGCGTCGCAGCAATAACGCCAACCAACctcccattcatttgaatgtggGTAGTGAGTTTAGGCTGCAGCGGAATCAACTTTTTGGAAAAACACAACCTGACGTCACGCTGCGGTGGGAAATCACGTAACCGGCGATCCAGATTGGTACGATCCGACCATGAGGGAACAAAGACGTGAATCACTGTGCACTCGCTTTGTGTTAAATGGGCCATTTAGTGACACTCCCACACTGCCACACAACCCTGCGCTAATCGCCCCAACGCCTgacttggtgtgaatgcagcataagaATGTCTGGTGCATCTGGAGTGCATCATGACTATTTTatttctcttaacagaaaatgaagagaaatCTCAGAGACTGTTGGCTGCATGAGGCCCACTGAGTGGCGAAGCACTAATGATGAGGAGCACATGAGGGAGCCACATCTCCTGTTAAACCTGTGGGCGCCAAACACTAAAAGAACTAATGCATCTTATGCTATAAAAATGGTTTTGAATGATTCCACAAACACCGATTAGCCAGACCAAGATGTCTGTCGAATTGGCCAATTTACTGGtaatatctttttgtttttctgttggcTCTAGATGCTAAAACCTCATGTTGGTTTGCCAAATTGTACTGGCAGAGAGGAAATTGAATAGAAAAACACTGAGAGACAGAGGCTTCATTCTCAACGCAGCCTTTTTTTTCCAGGGTGAACTCCCATTCCTTTCGGTCTCTCCCAGAACAAGGAGACTATCAGCAGCACTCCCCCACACAAAGCTGTGATTCTCTGGCTGAGCAGCAGCACACAGTCTAGGCCTGGACATCATGAGACACACATTTACAAAGTCAATCTGAGGGGGGGGGagtctttccctctctcccaccCTCCCAACGTTCCTGCCTGCCGGTCTCGTcatcctccccccctcccacccactGTGGCTGCTTTACACCAGCTTGCCCGGCAGCACAATGGCCCACTGTGGATGGTGGTGGTGACGGGGCTGCCCTGCCATGTTGGCCTCCAGAGCCCAGTGAACAGTGAAGGGTAACGCAGAGGCCGCACATTTCCTGGAGAACAGGTTTTGGGGGGGTGGCGGTGcaggtggtgctggtggtgctacTGTACGTTGGATCTGTCATCTGGGTCAAACGGCTCCATTTCTCTCCGCTCGGAGCATTGCCGTCCTTCCCCAGCTGCTCTACAGCAAATCCACAGCTAGTGCATGGGAAGGCGGGGGGACGAAGGGGACACCGGGTAACCTACATTTGACAAAAGCCATCGCTTGCTGACAACAGACAAAACCACAGACTACTGTTGCTGCATCAGTAAACCGACGGGGTGTGGACTGTTACGCCGCTTCACAGATTTTCTCAGTATTTCCTTGACACCTTAAATGAATATTTAACTAATATTTAGTAGAAGCTCATGTTGCTGTCTGCCATCTAATTATTCTAATAAAACCTGCGGTGATGGTGACGACCTTTAGTGTGTGTTGCAAAACATAAGAGCTGTTAGAGTAGGGGAAGAAGGCAAAGTCAAACTTTTATCAGCGGAGCAGCGCAGTGAGCCGTTGGCATGCTGTTTTGAGAGGGCTGCTTGGCAACCGCTGCGTCAACAAGGTCACAAGTATTGTCCCTCCCTCTTTTCCACACACAAGGAAGTCCCGTGAAGGTGCGTCAGTACAGTAAGCGTTACTATAGCCTGGGAGGCTTTTATAAGATGTAAATCTGGTCTGGAGCTTTATCAACCGGAACAGAGTACAATCACAGCAGCAACTCTGCAGCAACGGGACAGCAGGACAGCAGGACAACAGGACAACAGGACAGGTTTCTGGTAAAAGGGCTGCTCCGGCCTCCGATGGGAAACATGAGAACTGGTTAAACAGGTctcttcagtgtgtttgtgcaggagAACAAACATTACATAACTGAGCTTCCTGATGATGACTGACAGAATGAAAAGGTTCACTCTCAAACTGAAAGCGGACAACCGACACCACCCAAAGTCTCCATAATACCCTTGTTTCCATACTGGATGGTTTAATGCAGAgctgaatataataataataataataataataataataataataattagggctgtcaaagataacgcgataataacgcgttaacgcaaattcctctaaacgccactagtttctttaacgcaatcgatcttccagaggttgtagcagctcagttttaaagctaggaaggctatgaaactagaaaaccttaagaatttaaatataaataacgctccaaaacttacgctaaattttggagaggaaaaactgtcacgccaattttcaaaaggggtcccttgacctctgacctcgagatatgtgaatgaaaatgggttctatgggtacccacgagtctcctctttacagacatgcccactttatgataatcacatgcagttttggggcaagtcatagtcaagtcagcacactggcacactgacagctgttgttgcctgttgggctgtagtttgcgatgttatgatttgagcaaaatttttatgctaaatgcagtacctgtgagggtttctggacaatattttacattgttttgtgttggtaattgatttacaataataaatatatacatacatttgcctaaagcagcatatttacccgatcccatgatgataagagtattaaatacttgacaaatctccctttaaggtacaaggacaagaatttatgactctcaatcgcctaatctgacatagtgaccatcgtaaccgtcaaaaatattgtatagtctgatcctggcataACATGTATTACAGTACTAAAAATCTGTAGTGACTAGAGATGGGTTGATTTCTGGTTTTGCCAGTCCGGTGTACGAGCTTAAACCGTGCGGGAATTTGTCATCATGACACGTTCTGGCAATTTAAAAAGCAGCCGACATCAGCAACCGGCGTCACGGGGCGGAATCCAGCTTGTATTGCATCAGTAATAAACAATATGAGAACGTGATAAACatgatgttatgtttgtttctaAACGGTCTAGCGGAGGCCAATATGGAAACATTTTTGATTTAaagccaaaaacaacaaaagttaagTGAAATAGTTGTTGTGAGAGATGAAAACACGATAATCGTGAAGCTGCGTCAcgctctgcttcttcttctttgttttattggtggttggcaaaccagcttagagGAGCATTACTGCCACTAAGCGGACACGAGTTGTAATCATTGTAACGTGGGTGGTATGTGCAAATGAATGATGTTCGGCCAGACTATTGCCGGCGGGTGAGCGGGGAGCTCCGATAACACGGAGGGAAGCTGAACATATTTGCACATACCACCCACATTACAATGATACGTCggcaaagtttccctttaataTCAAAAGGTTTGAATATTTTTACACCGGCCCAGCCCTGGTACAGACCATAACTAAAAGTGAAATAATAGGTTGTAATTGTGTCAGTTGCTCTGTTTGAGGCTCGTCCCCTCATGCATTTGTTTATGTATCAGATTCGGTAAAGGCTGGGCAACGTTAAAAACTcaagacacagagaggaagtggtcagtgagaaaatgtgtagcggtgctgctgctgtaccTAGGGTGGACTTGCGGAGCTGATAGGACTCGAAGCCCTCCTGTAGACAGTTGTAGTGCTTGGTGAGCTCCTCTTTCTTGTGCTCCAGGCGGGGCTGCAGGGCGAGGTTCTGCTCCGCCAGGGTCCGGTTGGTGACCAGCGTCGTCTCCTTGCTCTGCTGGACTTCCTGCATCTACACAAGACAGACAAACATCTCTATGGCATTAGTATTCCCTTCAATGCACAACTCATGACTTCTCTCTCACATACTGACTCAAACTGAACCGGCTGAGGGAAGTTCTTTCTCTCACCATAAATACGGATTCTTTgctgagaaagaaaaagaaacgcAAAAGTTATTGTAGTGAATATTAACTATGAATCATCACACTTAACCTGCCAGTTTTCACACAACCCCCCCACCAGCCTCTTCACATATTTTTAGAAAAGACAAATCATGACGACAAATGTGTCACAGAACTGAGCAAAATCTGCAGCATCTTTTCTTCACAACAAGAAAAGGAAACTTCTTTATCATCTCATTTCAACAACGTGATGCGTCTTAATTTAAAAACTCTCAAGCAAGTAGAAAACATTCAAACCagggaa
Coding sequences within:
- the vps37ba gene encoding VPS37B subunit of ESCRT-I a, with the protein product MSSFSNKFSAYTMTQLNEILEDDDKLTKMVQEMDEMQEVQQSKETTLVTNRTLAEQNLALQPRLEHKKEELTKHYNCLQEGFESYQLRKSTLDHKSGNTSLDILLALLQAEGAKIEEETENMADSFLDGDMTMDSFIDAYQSNRKLAHLRRVKIEKLQEMVLNGHRLPQASVPNSHSQDVSSSSLLNEAGNSSSPVAQPRRKPPNPPSQPAPVLNPAPTAAPQPSLMYSSPYPPIPPRTGQPFPNVSSGYPNHYLAQYPPALPQRPPPRLAAQPGFIMQ